Genomic segment of Microbacterium sp. BH-3-3-3:
GTCGCGGCAGGACACCGAGGCCGAGAACATCGCCGTCAACGGGGGAATGGTGCGCGACCTGCTCGCGGAGCTCACCGACGCCCCGGTACGCCACGTCGCGCTGATGACCGGGTTGAAGCACTACCTCGGCCCCTTCGAGGCCTACGGCCAGGGGGACATGCCCGACACCCCGTTCCACGAGGACGAGCCGCGCCTCGACGTCGACAACTTCTACTACGCGCAAGAAGACGAGGTCTTCGCGGCCGCGCATCGTCATGGATTCACCTGGTCGGTGCACCGCTCGCACACCGTTTTGGGGCACGCGGTCGGCAACGCGATGAACATGGGCCTCACGATCGCCGTCGCGGCCGCGATCAGTCGCCACACCGGTCGACCGTTCATCTTCCCCGGCAGCGAGACGCAGTGGAACGGCCTGACCGACGTGACCGATGCGGATCTGTTGGCGAATCAGATGGTGTGGGCGGCCACCCATCCCGAGGGCGCGGACGAGGCGTTCAACACGGCGAACGGCGACGTGTTCCGGTGGCGCTGGATGTGGCCGCGGATCGCCGCCGACCTCGGAGTCGAGGCCGAAGGCTTCGACACCGCTCCCCGCCCCTTCGAGCAGCAGATGGCTGACGCGGCACCCCTGTGGGCCGAGATCGTGGAGCAGCACGGCCTGATCGAGTCCGACCTCACGCGGGTCGCCTCGTGGTGGCACACCGATGCCGATCTGGGGCGTGACATCGAGGTGATGACCGACATGTCGAAGAGTCGTCTCGCGGGCTTCACCGAGCATCACCGCACGCGGGACTCCTTCACGCGGCTCTTCGAGCGGTACCGCGCGGCGCGTCTCATTCCCTGAGCGGGGCGCCGCCGGCCCGTCGGCGCCGGGGCATCACAGTCGCTGCCCCAGTGCCCACAGCCGATCCGCTCGCCCCGAGATCGCCTCCGACAGCGCGAATGCCTGCGAATCGGTGAGGGATGCCACGTAGTCGACGATTCCGCGGGAGCGCGCGAGCGTCTCGGCATCGGCATCCGAGGGGCGGCGATCGGCGGGGAGCTGCGCGTACTGCTCGTGCGCGAGGGCGATGAGTTCGCGCAGGCGCCGCGGCGTGCGCGCGCGGTCGAGGTCGTCGTCGAGCCACTCGCCGAGGGCGCGCACCGAGCGGGCGAGGATGCGGCTCATCCCCCGCTGCTGGATCGCCAGGTCGGGTCGGCTGAGCACGAACCGCTTGTGCACGAACTTCAGCACCTCGACGTGGTGCCAGGCCCACGGCGACAGCACGACGGGACCGGCCCGCGGGGTGTCGAGCGGGCGTAGCTGCGCCGACTCCTGGAACCGGCGGATCCACCGGTCGGTGAACGAGGCCAGGCGCCGCTCGGCCGTCAACGAGCCGTCGAACGGGCGGGCGAGCAGGTCGGTGACCATCTCGGCATCCACGTCGCTGACCGCGGCGAGGAAGGCTTCATCGTCGGCGATCCACGGGTCGTCACGGCGCATCTTGCGGCGCAGCCGCTCCAGTCCCGCACCGGGGGCGAGCTCGGCGCGCACCTCGGCGTCGTCGCGGGAGCGCCACTCGAGCACGTCGTCAAGCCAGCCGCGGAACTCCGCCGCGATGGGGGCGTGGTCGAGGATCCCCGCGCGGTAGAAGTCGTCGACGTCGTGCACCGAGTACGCGATGTCGTCGGCCAGGTCCATCACGGCGCCCTCGATGCTCTGGCGCAGGGGTTCGGCATCCACTCCCCGACGCGCTTCGACGAGGTCGTCGAGATCGAGGTCGTACGCCGAGTACTTGTGCACGCGGTACGCGCCGTCGGAGGAACGACGGATGCCGCGGGGCGGGCCGATCCGTTCGATGTCGGCGGCGTCGACCGTCGGCGCCCAGGGGTACTTCGCCGAGGCGGAACGCACCGCGGCCGTGAGGTTGAGCCCGCGGGGCGCGTTCTCGACGACGTCGAGGGCGGTGAGGATGCGATAGGTCTGCGCGTTGCCCTCGAAGCCGTCGGCGAGGCCGAGCTCGGTGCGGGCGAGGCGGTCGAGCGTCGACTCGCCGAGGTGTCCGAACGGCGGGTGCCCGAGGTCGTGCGCGTACGCCGCGGCCTCGACGACGGTGGCGTTGCAGACGTCGCCCTCGCCCGCTCGGCGCGACCGGGTGTTCAGCTGCAGGGCCACCACGCGGGCGATCGCGCTGACCTTGAGCGTGTGCGTGAGGCGGTTGTGCACGGGGGCGCCGCCGATCGACGGTGACACCACCTGGGTCACGGCCGAGAGGCGTGAGAAGTACGGCGAGAACTGGATGCGCTCCAGATCGATCGACCACGGGTCGGCGCGGGCGTCGTCGTGATCGGGGTGGACCCGCGAGGCCGGGTTGCCCACGACCGTGTCGGGGTGCGTCGGGGCGGTGGCGAGCGCGTCCGCGGCCGGGGGAGGGGTCTCGTCGTGCAGGGTCATCCGGTCCTCTCGCGGCGTCGGCGGCGTGGGTCAACGCTAACGCGGATGCGCGGCCCGCTCGCCGCCGCGCGTTGCCCCGCTCGCGTCGCGTGCCTCCCTCTTTTCGTTGAGTGTCCAAGACACGCCGCTCGCGCCCCTCGTCACGCGGCGTGTCCTGGACACTCAACGGGCTCGCGAGCCCCCGCCGCCCCCGACGCTCGGCGGGCTCGCGAGCCCCCGCCGCCCCGACACCCGGCGGGCTCGCGAGCCCCCGCCGGCCCCCCTTGTTGAGTGTCCAAGACACGCCGCTCGCGTCCCTGGTCACGCGGCGTGTCTTGGACACTCAACGGGCTTGTGCGACCGCGCCGCCCCCGACCGTCGGCGGGCTCGCGAGCCCCCGCCGCCCCCCTGCTGAGTGTCCGAGACACGCCGCTCGTGCCCCTCGTCGCGCGGCGTGTCCTGGACACTCAACGGGCTCGCAAGCCCCCGCCGCCCCGACACCCCGCGGGCTCGCGTGACCCCGCCGCCCCCCTGTCGGGTGTCCAAAACACGCCGCTCGTGCCCCTCGTCACGCGGCGTGTCTTGGACACTCAACGCCCCCACACCAACCCAGGGCGCCGCGCCGAACTCAGCCCCGGCGCACCTCCACGTCGACCACGCGGGCGTCGTCGATGCTCAGCTCGTACGTCGGGCCGGTGATGCGCAGCGGGGCGACGGCGTCGAACGCGGCGCACGACGGGCCCAGGCGCAGCTCGACCTCGCCGGGCTCGACCACTCGGCGCAGCGCCCGGTCGCTGTAGGCCAGCCGCGACGCGGGCACGGTGAAGCGCACGTCAGCGCTCTCACCGGGTTCGAGCTCGACTCGGGCGTAGGCCACGAGCTGCGCGACGGGGCGGGTGACGCTGGCCACGGCGCGATGCGCATACACCTGCACGACGTCGGCCCCCCGCACCCGCCCGGTGTTCGTCACCCGAGCGCTGACGCGGAACCCGTCGCCCGCGCGAACCTCGGCGGCGGTCCCGGATGCCGTGACCCCGGCCGGTGCCGTATCGACCCGCAGCTCGTCGCGCTCGAACGACGTGTACGACAGCCCGAAGCCGAACGGCCGCACGGGCGTCGGATCGGTGCTCGTCACGCCCGAGGGGCCGCCGAGGATCGGGTGCAGGTACGAGTAGGGCTGGGAGCCCGCCGAGCGGGGGAGCGAGACGGGCAGGCGCCCCGAGGGAGTGGCATCCCCCGACAGGAGCGAGGCGAGCGCGGGGCCGCCCTCTTCGCCCGGGAAGAACGCCTGCAGCACCGCGGCGGGGCCGTCGACGGTGTCGAGCGCCCACCCGATCGCATACGGGCGGCCGGTCAGCAGCACGAGCACGACCGGGGTGCCGGTGGCGACGACGGCCTCGACGAGCTGCCGCTGCACACCGGGGAGCTCGAGCGAGTCGGCGTCGTTGCCCTCGCCGACCGTGCCGCGGCCGAAGAGCCCGGCGCGGTCGCCGACCACGACGATCGCAACGTCGGCGCCGCGTGCGACCTCGGTGGCGGCGTCGAAGCCCGAGGTGTCGGAGCCCTCGACCGCGCAGCCCTCGGCGTACGCGACCTCGCCGAAGCGCGCGGCCACGGCCTCGCGCACGGTGGGGATCTCGAACCCCATCGGAAAGCCCGGGTGATGCGCGAGCACGTGGTTCGCGAACGAGTAGCAGCCCATCAGAGCCTCGGCGCTGTCGGCGTTCGGCCCGATCAGGGCGATGCGACCGGGGGTGGCGAGCGGCAGCACGCCGTCGTTGCGCAGCAGCACGACCGATTCCTCGGCGATGCGGCGGGCCAGCGCCCGGTGTTCGGTGTCGTCCAGGTCGACCGCGGTGGGAACGTCGTCGAAGTCGGCATCCAGCAGTCCGAGGTCTTCTTTCTCGGCGAGCACGCGGGCGACGGCGCGGTCGATCACGGCCTCGGGCAGGGCGCCGGATGCCACCCGCTCGGGCAGGTGCGGATACGCGTCGGGCCCGGGGAGCTCGACGTCGATCCCCGCCTCCAGCGCCAGCTGCGCCGCCTCGCCGAGCGACCCGGCGACACCGTGCATCGAGCGCAGGAACTCGACCGCGAAGTAGTCCGAGACGACGGTGCCGTCGAAACCCCACCGTCGGCGCAGCAGGTCGGTCAGCAGCTCGGGCGACGAGGCGACGGGCACCCCGTCGATCTCGGTGTACGAGTTCATCACCGAGCGCACCCCGCCGTCGCGCACGGCCATCTCGAACGGCGGAAGGAAGACGTCCTGCAGCTCGCGCTGACCGGCGTGCACGGGCGCGTGGTTGCGACCGGCGCGCGAGGCCGAGTAGCCGACGAAGTGCTTGAGGGTCGCGTGCACGCCCGCGCCCTGCAGGCCCCGGACGTACGCGGTGCCGATCGTGCCGACGACGTAGGGGTCTTCGGCGATGCACTCGTCGACGCGGCCCCAGCGGGCGTCGCGCACCACGTCGAGCACGGGAGCGAGGCCCTGGTGCACCCCGAGTTCGCGCATCGAGCGACCGATGGCGGATGCCATGAGCTCCACGGCATCCGGATCGAACGACGCGCCCCAGGCGAGCGGGGTCGGGAAGGTCGCCGCCTGCCAGGCCGCGAAGCCCGTCAGGCATTCCTCGTGCACCAGGGCGGGAATGCCCAGGCGCGTCTCGGTTCTCAGCCGCCGCTGCTCGCCCCACAACCAGGCGGCGCGTTCGATCGGATCGACCGGCCGTGTGCCGTACACGCGGGTGAGGTGGCCGAGGCCGTGCACGGTGGCGTCGGTGTACGCGGCCGAGGTGACCTTCTCGCCCGAGAGGGGGGCGACGACCTCGTCGCCCTGGTCGACCCAGTAGCCCACGAGCTGTGCGAGCTTCTCGTCGAGGGTCATGTCGGCCACGAGAGCCCGCACCCGGGGCGAGAAGCCCGCCGCCAGGGCAGCGCCGACGTCGGTGTTGTGGATGGTCATGGCGGGGTCAGCCCTTCACGGCGCCGGTGAGACCGCCGACGATCCGTCGCTCGAACACGCTGAAGAACAGCAGAGCGGGGATCATCGACAGCGAGGTGAACGCGAGCACGCGCGCGGTGTCGACGGAGTACTGCGAGGCGAAGGCCTGCGTGCCGAGGGGCAGCGTGTACGCGGCCTCGTTGTTGAGGATGAACAGCGGAAGCATGTACGAGTTCCAGCTGTTGACGAACGCCAGGATGCCGACCGTCACCACCGCGGGGACCGCGAGCGGCAGCACCATGCGCCAGAAGAAGCCCAGGCGGCCGAGGCCGTCGATCGAGGAGGCCTCCTGCAGTTCGGCGGGGATCGCTGCGAGGAAGGGCGACAGGATGATGATCGTCAACGGCAGCGCGAAGGCGATCTGCGGCACGATGACGCCCGCGAGGGAGTTCATCAGGCCGAGGTTGCGCACCAGGATGTACAGGGGCGTGATGGCGACGGTCATCGGGAACATGAGCCCGGCGGTGAACAGGGCGTAGACCGCCCCGCGCCCGCGGAAGCGGTAGCGGGCGAGGGCGTAGGCCGCCATCAGGCCGAGGGCCACGACGAACAGTGTCGTCGCGATCGCGGCGATGGCGGAGTTGCCGACCTGCCCCCAGAAGATGCCGCTGGTGAGGACGTCGGAGTAGTTCTCCCAGTTCCATCGGGTGGGAAAGCCCGAGGGGTCGACCGTGATCTCGGCGTTCGAGCGGAACCCGCCCAGAATGATGAACACCACGGGCGCGAGCATCATGCCGATCAGCAGCAGGGCGACGAACCCGACGATCACCGAGGTGCCGCGGCTCGATCCGACGGGGGCCCGACGCGGGGTCCTGCTTCCGCGCGGGGTGACGAGGGTGGCGGTGGCGGTCACTTGGTGCCTCCGGTGAGGGCGCCGGCCGTGTCACGACGGAGCACGAAGCGCTGGTAGATGAGGGCGACGGCGAGCGAGATGAGGAACATCACCACGGCCACGGCGCTGCCGTACCCGAAGCTGCCGGCGTTGCGGCCGTTGGCGACCATGTACGTGGCCATGGTCGAGGTGCCCGCTGTCGAGGCGACGTACTGGCCCCAGATGATCCAGACCAGGTCGAACAGCTGCAGCGAGCCGATGATCGACAGGAACGCCCAGATGCGGATGGTCGGGCCCATGAGGGGCAGCACGATGTAGCGCTGGATCTGCCAGTACGAGGCGCCGTCGATGGCGGCGGCCTCGCTGAGCTCCTCGGGAATGCCCTGGAGCCCGGCGAGGAAGAGGATCACCGCGAAGCCGATGTACTTCCACGTGATGATGATGAGCAGCGTCCAGATCGCGAGCGCCGGATCCGAGATCCAGTCGGCGCGCAGGGCGCCGAGGCCGATCCTGTCCAGCGCCCCGTTGAGCGCGCCGCCCGACTGCAGCATGAGGCCCCAACCGAGGCCGACGACGACCTCGGAGATGACGTAGGGGACGAAGATCAGCACGCGGATGAGCGACTGGCCGCGCATCTTGCGGCTCAGCAGCAGGGCCAGACCGAGCGCGAGCGGTCCCTGCAGCACCAGCGAGCCGACGACGATGAACGCGTTGTGACCGAGCGCCTCGTGGAAGGCGGGGTCGGTGAGGATCGTGACGTAGTTCCGGATGCCGACGAAGTCGACGGGGGTGCCGAAGCCCGACCATTTGTAGAAGCCGTAATAGGCGGCCAGGGCCACCGGCAGGATGACGAACGACACGAAGACCACGAGGGCGGGGCCCAGGAGGATCGCGAGTTCGCCGCGGATGCGCCAATTCTCGAGTCGGCGCCGCGCGGGCGGCCGCCCGGCCGAGGGGACGCGGTGAGCGCCCTCCCCGGCCGGGCGGCGAGACCCGGCGTCGGTCGCCGAGGTGGCGAGCTGGGTGGTCATGGCCGTCGTCCTCAGCGCGAGGCCGCGGCGTTGACGGCGTCGACGATGCCCTGCGGGCTGCCCTTGCCGGCGAACAGGTCGACCACCGCGACGTTCAGCGCGTTGCCGACGTTCTGGCCGTACAGGGTGTCGAGCCAGACCGAGACGTACGGGGCGTCGGTGTAGGCCTGGAGCGCCGACTGCAGGGCGGGGGTGGTGACGGCCTCCGTGGCCTCGCTCGAGGCGGGGATGGTCTGGAAGGCGTCGGCGTAGCTCTCCTGGTTCTCCTTGTTGACGAGGAAGTTCAGGAAGTCGGTGCACTGCGCGGGAGCGTTGACCCAGCACGAGTATCCGTCGACGCCGCCCATGATCGCGCCGGGCTCACCGTCGCCACCGGCGACCTCGGGGAACGGGAACCAGCCGAGGTCGGCGAGCGGCTTCTCGTCGGGGGTCAACGAGGCGATCACGCCGGGGTTCCACGCGCCCATGAGCTCCATGGCGGCCTGGTGGTTGGCGAGCAGGCCCGCCGACGATCCCGCGCCCTGCTGGGCGGCGGTGGTGAGGAAGCCGTCGTTGAACGGCTGCGTCTGCAGGAACGACTGCAGGTTCTCGCCGGCTTCGAGCCAGCACGGGTCGTCGAAGCTCCGGCTCTGCGCGGCCTCGTCGAGCACGTCTTTGGCGCAGGCGCGCAGGGCGAAGTTGTAGTACCAGTGCGCGGCGGGCCAGGCGTCCTTCGCGCCGACCGCGATGGGGGCGACGCCGGTGGCGCGGATCTTCGCGTCGGCGGCCTCGAGGTCCTCGATCGTGGCCGGGGCCTCGGTGACGCCGGCCGCGCTCAGGAGGTCCTGCGCGGTGAAGATGCCCGAGGGGAGCACGGCGACGGGCATGCCGTAGTTCTTGCCGTCGACCTCGAAGGCGTCGAGCGAGGTGCCGAGGGCGGTCTTAGCCTCCGCCGAGATCTTGTCGGTGAGGTCCATCGCCTGACCCGCTGTGACGATGTCGGCGAGCTTGCCGCCGCCGCGGGCCATGAACAGGTCGGGGGCGTCGCCGGAGTTGAGGGCGGTCTGGAGCTTTCCGTCCATCTCCTCGTTCTGCACGGCCTGGATCTCGACCGTGACGCCGGGGTTGGCTGCCTCGAAGGCGCTGGCGGTGTCTTCCCAGTACTGCTTCCCGTCGCCCGTGGTGGAGTTGTGCCACAGGGTCAGGGTGACCGAGCCGTCGGCGTTCTCTGCGCCGCCGCCGCCGGCGCAGCCGCCGAGGGCCAGGGTGCCGGCGACGGCGAGGGCCGCTCCGGCGAGGATCTTGCGCGTGTTCATGTGATTCCCGTTTCTCTTCGTCGAGGTGCGTCCGTGAGGAGGCGTCGGTTGTCATGGGCAGCGTTGCCGTTTCCCGGGGTGTTGCTGCGCCCCGGGTCTGAGCAGTGTCGCCCCGCGCGGAAGGGTCGTCAAACGTTTTCGAAAATGATTTCCACGCTAGGGTCGGATGCCATGACGAGGCGCCCGACCATCCACGACGTCGCCGCGGCGGCCGGCGTCTCGGTCGCCACGGTGTCGAAAGCCGTGAACGGCCGCTACGGGGTTTCGCCCACGACGGTGAGCCGGGTATTGGACGCCGTGAAGAACCTCGGCTACGAATCGAGCCTCGTCGCGAGCAGCATGCGCTCGCGCCGCACGGGGGTCATCGGCGTGCTCGTCGCCGACATCGAGCCCTTCTCGGCCGAGATCCTCAAGGGCGTCGGCGGGGCCCTGTCCGACACCGGATACGACCTGCTCGCCTACACCGGCGCGCGCCGCGACGGCGAGGGGTGGGAGCGCCGCTCGCTCAGCCGTCTGAGCGGCACGCTCATCGACGCCGCGATCATCGTCACGCCGACCATCGTCACCGTCGCGAGCGAGGTGCCGATCGTCGCGATCGACCCGCACACCGGCCGCGGGGTCGTACCGACCGTCGAATCCGACAGCTTCACCGGTGCGCAGCAGGCGGTGCACTACCTCGTGCAGCTCGGCCACCGTCGCATCGGCTTCATCGCGGGGCGCCCGGATCTGCGTTCGGCGGTCGCCCGCGCGTCGGGGTACCGCGCGGGGCTGTCGGCGGCCGGCATCCCCTTCGATCCCGCCCTCGTCGGCGTGGGGCGCTACGCCCAAGACGTCGCGCGCGAAGCAGCCGAGGCCATGCTCTCGCTCGACGACCCGCCCACCGCGGTGTTCGCTGCGAACGACCTGTCTGCCCTGTCGATCATCGACGTCGCCGCCGACCGCGGGCTGCGGGTGCCCGAAGACCTCTCGGTCGTCGGGTTCGACGACGTGCCCGAGGCCGCCCGCGCCCAACCGGCGCTCACGACCGTGCGCCAGCCGATGAAGCGCCTCGGCGCCGAGGCGGTGCGGATGGTGCTGGCCCTGCTCGCCGGCGAGGAACTGCCCGAGACGCACATCCAGCTGCCGACGCGCCTGGTCGCGCGTGGCACGACGGCGCCGCCGCGGGCGGGCTGACACCGCGCGCGGCGCCGAGCTCCGGTGGCGCCGCGCAACCGGAACCCCGCGTCAGCGCGCCGCCAGCCGGTACAGCACCTCGGGTCGCCCGCGGGCGCCGAAGCGGTGCGAGACATCGACCTCGCCGCGAGCCACGAGGGCGTCGAGGTACCGGCGCACGGTTGCACGCGAGGCGCCCGACGCGGCGGCGACGTCGCGGGCGCTCGCCGGGGTCACCGGGTGCAGCGCCGCGCGGATGGTGTGCAGGGTCGATTCCGCGAGACCCTTGGGGAGGAGGGGCTCGGATGCCGACACCGCACGCACCGGAGCGGTCGCCGGACCCACCAGCCGGTCGATGTCGCCCTGCCCCATGCTCACCGGCACCTCGGCGGGGCGGGTGGCGCGACCGCGGCGGTACTCCTCGAGCCGGCGCACGAACGCCTCGCGCGTGAAGGGCTTCGCGAGATACCCCACGACGTGGGCGGCCGCAGCCTGCCGGATCGTCAGGGTGTCACGGGCCGAACTGATGACGAGCACGTCGACGTTCCACTCCCGCACGAGCCGCAGTCGGTGCAGCACCTCGACCCCGCTGAAGTCGGGCAGGTTCATGTCGAGCAGCACGAGCTCGACGTCGGTGCCCGTCGCCAGCGCCGCCCCCGCGGCCCCCGTCCGCGCCGTCCCGACGAGCCGGAACCCGGGCAGCGACTCGAGATAGGCGGTGTGCAGCCGCACCACCGCGGGGTCGTCGTCGACGATTACGGTGCGGATCGCGGCATCCGGGGTCATGCCCGCACCCCCGCGT
This window contains:
- a CDS encoding SDR family oxidoreductase → MGTPVLTDSSHALVVGATGIAGGALLDRLVDDGWEVTALSRRPGAARTGVTWRSADLRSPTALTDALRGVPVTHVFFTAWSRQDTEAENIAVNGGMVRDLLAELTDAPVRHVALMTGLKHYLGPFEAYGQGDMPDTPFHEDEPRLDVDNFYYAQEDEVFAAAHRHGFTWSVHRSHTVLGHAVGNAMNMGLTIAVAAAISRHTGRPFIFPGSETQWNGLTDVTDADLLANQMVWAATHPEGADEAFNTANGDVFRWRWMWPRIAADLGVEAEGFDTAPRPFEQQMADAAPLWAEIVEQHGLIESDLTRVASWWHTDADLGRDIEVMTDMSKSRLAGFTEHHRTRDSFTRLFERYRAARLIP
- a CDS encoding deoxyguanosinetriphosphate triphosphohydrolase family protein encodes the protein MTLHDETPPPAADALATAPTHPDTVVGNPASRVHPDHDDARADPWSIDLERIQFSPYFSRLSAVTQVVSPSIGGAPVHNRLTHTLKVSAIARVVALQLNTRSRRAGEGDVCNATVVEAAAYAHDLGHPPFGHLGESTLDRLARTELGLADGFEGNAQTYRILTALDVVENAPRGLNLTAAVRSASAKYPWAPTVDAADIERIGPPRGIRRSSDGAYRVHKYSAYDLDLDDLVEARRGVDAEPLRQSIEGAVMDLADDIAYSVHDVDDFYRAGILDHAPIAAEFRGWLDDVLEWRSRDDAEVRAELAPGAGLERLRRKMRRDDPWIADDEAFLAAVSDVDAEMVTDLLARPFDGSLTAERRLASFTDRWIRRFQESAQLRPLDTPRAGPVVLSPWAWHHVEVLKFVHKRFVLSRPDLAIQQRGMSRILARSVRALGEWLDDDLDRARTPRRLRELIALAHEQYAQLPADRRPSDADAETLARSRGIVDYVASLTDSQAFALSEAISGRADRLWALGQRL
- a CDS encoding glycoside hydrolase family 3 N-terminal domain-containing protein, with product MTIHNTDVGAALAAGFSPRVRALVADMTLDEKLAQLVGYWVDQGDEVVAPLSGEKVTSAAYTDATVHGLGHLTRVYGTRPVDPIERAAWLWGEQRRLRTETRLGIPALVHEECLTGFAAWQAATFPTPLAWGASFDPDAVELMASAIGRSMRELGVHQGLAPVLDVVRDARWGRVDECIAEDPYVVGTIGTAYVRGLQGAGVHATLKHFVGYSASRAGRNHAPVHAGQRELQDVFLPPFEMAVRDGGVRSVMNSYTEIDGVPVASSPELLTDLLRRRWGFDGTVVSDYFAVEFLRSMHGVAGSLGEAAQLALEAGIDVELPGPDAYPHLPERVASGALPEAVIDRAVARVLAEKEDLGLLDADFDDVPTAVDLDDTEHRALARRIAEESVVLLRNDGVLPLATPGRIALIGPNADSAEALMGCYSFANHVLAHHPGFPMGFEIPTVREAVAARFGEVAYAEGCAVEGSDTSGFDAATEVARGADVAIVVVGDRAGLFGRGTVGEGNDADSLELPGVQRQLVEAVVATGTPVVLVLLTGRPYAIGWALDTVDGPAAVLQAFFPGEEGGPALASLLSGDATPSGRLPVSLPRSAGSQPYSYLHPILGGPSGVTSTDPTPVRPFGFGLSYTSFERDELRVDTAPAGVTASGTAAEVRAGDGFRVSARVTNTGRVRGADVVQVYAHRAVASVTRPVAQLVAYARVELEPGESADVRFTVPASRLAYSDRALRRVVEPGEVELRLGPSCAAFDAVAPLRITGPTYELSIDDARVVDVEVRRG
- a CDS encoding carbohydrate ABC transporter permease; protein product: MTATATLVTPRGSRTPRRAPVGSSRGTSVIVGFVALLLIGMMLAPVVFIILGGFRSNAEITVDPSGFPTRWNWENYSDVLTSGIFWGQVGNSAIAAIATTLFVVALGLMAAYALARYRFRGRGAVYALFTAGLMFPMTVAITPLYILVRNLGLMNSLAGVIVPQIAFALPLTIIILSPFLAAIPAELQEASSIDGLGRLGFFWRMVLPLAVPAVVTVGILAFVNSWNSYMLPLFILNNEAAYTLPLGTQAFASQYSVDTARVLAFTSLSMIPALLFFSVFERRIVGGLTGAVKG
- a CDS encoding carbohydrate ABC transporter permease — its product is MTTQLATSATDAGSRRPAGEGAHRVPSAGRPPARRRLENWRIRGELAILLGPALVVFVSFVILPVALAAYYGFYKWSGFGTPVDFVGIRNYVTILTDPAFHEALGHNAFIVVGSLVLQGPLALGLALLLSRKMRGQSLIRVLIFVPYVISEVVVGLGWGLMLQSGGALNGALDRIGLGALRADWISDPALAIWTLLIIITWKYIGFAVILFLAGLQGIPEELSEAAAIDGASYWQIQRYIVLPLMGPTIRIWAFLSIIGSLQLFDLVWIIWGQYVASTAGTSTMATYMVANGRNAGSFGYGSAVAVVMFLISLAVALIYQRFVLRRDTAGALTGGTK
- a CDS encoding extracellular solute-binding protein, with product MNTRKILAGAALAVAGTLALGGCAGGGGAENADGSVTLTLWHNSTTGDGKQYWEDTASAFEAANPGVTVEIQAVQNEEMDGKLQTALNSGDAPDLFMARGGGKLADIVTAGQAMDLTDKISAEAKTALGTSLDAFEVDGKNYGMPVAVLPSGIFTAQDLLSAAGVTEAPATIEDLEAADAKIRATGVAPIAVGAKDAWPAAHWYYNFALRACAKDVLDEAAQSRSFDDPCWLEAGENLQSFLQTQPFNDGFLTTAAQQGAGSSAGLLANHQAAMELMGAWNPGVIASLTPDEKPLADLGWFPFPEVAGGDGEPGAIMGGVDGYSCWVNAPAQCTDFLNFLVNKENQESYADAFQTIPASSEATEAVTTPALQSALQAYTDAPYVSVWLDTLYGQNVGNALNVAVVDLFAGKGSPQGIVDAVNAAASR
- a CDS encoding LacI family DNA-binding transcriptional regulator, giving the protein MTRRPTIHDVAAAAGVSVATVSKAVNGRYGVSPTTVSRVLDAVKNLGYESSLVASSMRSRRTGVIGVLVADIEPFSAEILKGVGGALSDTGYDLLAYTGARRDGEGWERRSLSRLSGTLIDAAIIVTPTIVTVASEVPIVAIDPHTGRGVVPTVESDSFTGAQQAVHYLVQLGHRRIGFIAGRPDLRSAVARASGYRAGLSAAGIPFDPALVGVGRYAQDVAREAAEAMLSLDDPPTAVFAANDLSALSIIDVAADRGLRVPEDLSVVGFDDVPEAARAQPALTTVRQPMKRLGAEAVRMVLALLAGEELPETHIQLPTRLVARGTTAPPRAG
- a CDS encoding response regulator, coding for MTPDAAIRTVIVDDDPAVVRLHTAYLESLPGFRLVGTARTGAAGAALATGTDVELVLLDMNLPDFSGVEVLHRLRLVREWNVDVLVISSARDTLTIRQAAAAHVVGYLAKPFTREAFVRRLEEYRRGRATRPAEVPVSMGQGDIDRLVGPATAPVRAVSASEPLLPKGLAESTLHTIRAALHPVTPASARDVAAASGASRATVRRYLDALVARGEVDVSHRFGARGRPEVLYRLAAR